The segment CGAAGCACGCGTGGACTACGCGGTGTACCACGAGCAGGTGTTCGACCTTGCCGCCGCGCAGCGCTTTGGCCAGTGGCAGATGCCGTTCAACAGCGACTCGGCGTTCTGGTCCGACGTCGGCTATGTGATGCATGGCGACGACCTGCGCACGCGCGAGGACTACCACGCTTACGTCGAGCGCCTGAAGCAGATCCCCTCGTGGATGGACCAGGAAATCGCCAACATGCGCCTGGGCCTGGCGCGTGGCTTCACCGTGCCGCGCGAAGTGCTCAAGGGCCGCGACGTCTCGATCGCCGCCGTGGCCGAGCTGAAGAACCCCGAGGACAGCGCGCTCTACGAGCCGTTCAAGCACATGCCCGCGACGATGCCGGCGAAGGACGCCGACGCGCTGCGCGCCGAGGCCCGCGCGGCCATCAGCAAGGGCGTGATCCCGGCGTACGGCAAGCTGCTCACCTTCTTCCGCAACGATTACCTGCCGAAGGCGCGCCCGACGCTGGCCGCCGAGGCGATGCCCGACGGCAAGGCCTGGTACCTGCAGCAGATCCGCGAATACACCACGCTGGAACTGACGCCGGACCAGATCCACGCCATCGGCCTGCGCGAAGTGGCGAGCCTGCACGCGCGCATGCTGGACGTCATGAAGGAAACCGGTTTCAAGGGCGATTTCCCGGCCTTCCTCGCCTTCCTGCGCACCGATCCGCAGTTCTATGCGAAGACGCCCGACGAACTGCTGATGCGCACCGCGTGGGTGGCCAAGCAGGTGGATGGCCAGCTGTCGAAGTACTTTGGCCTGCTGCCGCGCCAGCGCTTCGCGATCAAGCCGGTGCCGGCCGATATCGCGCCGTACTACACCTCCGGCCGCGGTGGCGCGGACGTCTATCTGGTGAACACCTACGACCTGCCGTCGCGCCCGCTGTTCAACATGCCGGCGCTGACCCTGCACGAGTCGATGCCCGGCCATGCGCTGCAGCTGGCGCTGTCGGCCGAGCAGAGCGGCCTGCCGGCGTTCCGCCGCGACGGCTACATCTCCGCGTATGGCGAGGGCTGGGCGCTGTATTCGGAGTACCTGGGCGAAGAGATGGGCATCTACCACACGCCCTACGAGCGCTTCGGCTACCTCACCTACCAGATGTGGCGCGCCTGCCGCCTGGTGGTCGACACCGGCATCCACCACCTCGGCTGGACCCGCCAGCAGGCGATCGACTACCTCACCGAGAACACGGCGCTGAGCCAGCGCGAGATCGCCAACGAAGTGGACCGCTACATCAGCTGGCCGGGCCAGGCGCTGTCGTACGAGCTGGGCTACCTGAAGATCCGCGAGCTGCGCGAACGGGCGGAGACCCAGCTGGGCGAGAAGTTCGACCTGCGCGCGTTCCACGACATGGTGCTGGCGCTGGGCAGCGTGCCGATGCCGGTGCTGGAGAGCCACGTCAATGAATGGATCGCCACCCGCAACGCTGGTTGAGTATCCA is part of the Luteibacter pinisoli genome and harbors:
- a CDS encoding DUF885 domain-containing protein — encoded protein: MTPWIRAIAFAGLFVGTAHASETADNTFKSIYEKEWAWRNGQAGILTSGEAQPGDGRLDTVDAASQAKRLAYWNDVLAQLDRIDPTQLSPEARVDYAVYHEQVFDLAAAQRFGQWQMPFNSDSAFWSDVGYVMHGDDLRTREDYHAYVERLKQIPSWMDQEIANMRLGLARGFTVPREVLKGRDVSIAAVAELKNPEDSALYEPFKHMPATMPAKDADALRAEARAAISKGVIPAYGKLLTFFRNDYLPKARPTLAAEAMPDGKAWYLQQIREYTTLELTPDQIHAIGLREVASLHARMLDVMKETGFKGDFPAFLAFLRTDPQFYAKTPDELLMRTAWVAKQVDGQLSKYFGLLPRQRFAIKPVPADIAPYYTSGRGGADVYLVNTYDLPSRPLFNMPALTLHESMPGHALQLALSAEQSGLPAFRRDGYISAYGEGWALYSEYLGEEMGIYHTPYERFGYLTYQMWRACRLVVDTGIHHLGWTRQQAIDYLTENTALSQREIANEVDRYISWPGQALSYELGYLKIRELRERAETQLGEKFDLRAFHDMVLALGSVPMPVLESHVNEWIATRNAG